AGCCTTCAAATTCTAACTGTTCGCGGATACAGTGTGTTTGCATCGGACCCCGTCCATGAACCTGGTAAATCTTTGTTGCAAAAGAATTTTCTCAGATTCTTGGGGCCGATGCACCCATTACTTTGAGAAATCCGGGCTAACCGCGCGGCACCGGGCCCGTGGACGTGCCGACCATCAGTTCCGCCTCAAGCAAGGTGTTGAGGGGGCCAGCCTCCGGCTTGCGAATCAGTTCCAGCAACATCTGGCCAGCCTGCCGGCCGGCGTCGCGCACGGACGAACGGGCTGCCGTAAAGATCGGCACGTCCTCGCCGTTCTTCATATAGGACAGGGCGTCGTCGAAGGTGATGATCGAAATGTCGCGCCCGATGCGCAAGCCGTCTTCTTCGACGGCGCGGCGTATTCCGAATGCTGCGATGATTGAAGAAACAAGGTAAGCTGTGGGGGGCTCGTCGAGCGCCATCATTTCGCGGGCCGACCGGTAGCCGTAAAACTCGGTCATTTCGTCGGAACGCATGAGCTGTGGATCCGGCTCGATGCCGCGGGCATGCAGCGACTGCTCGTAGCCGTCGCGCCGCCGATAGGCGAAATCCATGGCTTCCAGTCCATTGATCAGGGCTACGCGGCTGTGCCCCAGATCCAGCAGAAAATCCGTCGCCCTGTTGAAGGCGCTGCGATTGTTGACGTCGAGCCAGGAATAGGGCGAGTTGATGCCCGACGCTCGTCCGTGCACCAGAAACGGGATACCGATCTCCCGGAGCAGATCGATGCGCTTGTCGTTGATCCTCGGCCCGTGAACGATCAGCCCGTCGACGGTGCCCTTGGCCTTCAGCTGGCGATAGACGGAAGCCTCGTCGCGGTCGTTGACGATCGACAGGATCATCTCGTAGCCGTTGCGTGCATAGACCTCGCCGGCACCGGCGATGAAGTCACCGAAAATGGGATTGACCATCTCGTGCTTCGACGACAGTGGGATGACGTGGCCGGTGGCCATGGCTCGGCCCGTTGCCAGGTTCTTGGCGCGCAGATTGGGTGAATAATTATGTTTCTTGGCCGCCTCCAACACCCGCAGTCGAGTCGATTCCTTGACCTCGGGAAAGCCGTTCAAGGCTCGGCTGACCGTGGTCTGGGAGAGGCCCAGATGTTCCGACAACTCCTTAAGATTCATGGGTTCCCCGTCTTCCAAAGCGGTTATATTTTTCTTGCATAATAGTGCCGGAAGCATCGTCCGTCAAAGGGGCAAGTGCAACTGTTGGCCCGCATCGATCGGTTGTTTTCACAGTGCTGGAAGGAAATATCGAATGCAAATTTGACAAACCCGCCGATGTGAGCGATTGTTGCAGACATCCAAAGCGCTTTGATTTAGAGCCATAGGCGGATCCATGCAATCCGCCTGCCGCTCGTTCAACCTGGGAGGATCACATGAAAAGTCTGTTTTTTGCCGGCGTTGCGGCGATAGCCCTGACGGCGGGTGCCGCCAATGCGGAACTCCTGTTCAAGCCGGGAGAAGGCCCCTTCAATTGGGGAAGCTACGACACCTACGCCACCGCCCACGACTATTCCGGGCAAACGCTCAGCATGACCGGCCCATGGACCGGCGAGGACGACAAGCTCGTCCGCAACGTGCTGGCCTATTTCGAGGAGGCGACCGGTGCCAAGGTCGACTATTCCGGATCCGACAGCTTTGAGCAGGATATCGTGATTTCCGCTCAGGCCAATTCGGCGCCGAATATTGCCGTCTTCCCGCAGCCGGGTCTCGCCGCCGATATGGCGGGTCGGGG
The Alphaproteobacteria bacterium genome window above contains:
- a CDS encoding LacI family DNA-binding transcriptional regulator, with amino-acid sequence MNLKELSEHLGLSQTTVSRALNGFPEVKESTRLRVLEAAKKHNYSPNLRAKNLATGRAMATGHVIPLSSKHEMVNPIFGDFIAGAGEVYARNGYEMILSIVNDRDEASVYRQLKAKGTVDGLIVHGPRINDKRIDLLREIGIPFLVHGRASGINSPYSWLDVNNRSAFNRATDFLLDLGHSRVALINGLEAMDFAYRRRDGYEQSLHARGIEPDPQLMRSDEMTEFYGYRSAREMMALDEPPTAYLVSSIIAAFGIRRAVEEDGLRIGRDISIITFDDALSYMKNGEDVPIFTAARSSVRDAGRQAGQMLLELIRKPEAGPLNTLLEAELMVGTSTGPVPRG